Below is a window of Camelina sativa cultivar DH55 chromosome 11, Cs, whole genome shotgun sequence DNA.
TTAAGCTTTGCGGATCATCATAAGCAGATCTTGTTAAGAGCTCTAAGAGTAATCGATCGATAGAAACTATAATTTGTTGGTCAATGATTTTTGCCTTTTAGTACCTTTCGCCATTTGTCTATAATAAACAATTGTTTTGAGTGGCGTGTGATTGATTCGTTGTTGCATGTATTTTTGGTGAAATTGTTTGGTTTGACatttcccttttttgtttttttgtttctactgTACTTGTGTGTGTTTGCAGCATGGCGGTTGAGAAGTACCCAAACAATCCAATGCTTGGACGCCGTGAGATTGTAGATGGAAAGGTGTTGTTgctgtttccttttgattttggtttttgtgaatGTTAATTTAGGATTTATATTCACTTGTTTTATTTCGTTCTTCTCAGCCGGGTAAGTATGTTTGGCAAACATACCAAGAAGTCTATGACATTGTCATTAAACTTGGAAATTCTCTCCGAGCTTGTGGAGTTAAGGATGTAAGATCCgttcttttcctttcttatatCTAATCTTTAGTCtcattgtttccttttttttttgttttctgcttaCAATGTGATTAGTTTTATAGTTGCTTAATCTTGTTGTGTTTGCTGATTGTGGGATTTTAGGAAGCAAAATGTGGTATCTATGGTGCCAATTCTCCTGAGTGGATTATAAGCATGGAGGTAATTTAGTGGCTGGATCATGATATGATATtattgattgtgtttttgtttgagaCTGACtgtgaaattttgatttaggCCTGTAATGCACATGGATTCTATTGTGTTCCGTTATATGATACACTAGGTATGTCTTTTCAGTATTTTCCAATGTATACCTGAAGGATAAATGCAACAGTCGATATCCAGTGGGATGCCACAATATTTTTAGCTagttgttttttcatttttgctgCGTGTTACTGTATAGGTGCTGGTGCTGTGGAATTCATTATTTGCCATTCAGAAGTTTCAATTGTCTttgtggaagagaagaagatctctGAGGTACAGTAAGAGTACATCTCTAAtgttaaaatgtatatttatcaCTTTTATGTATTAATGACCGTGACCAAAATTTTTACAACTTTGTGGAACTTTTTCTCATCacttccttttccttttcattaTCAGTTGTTCAAGACCTGCCCAAACTCGACAGAGTACATGAAAAGTgagtaattctttttttttgtgttattccCGTTTAGCTTTTTAACATATGATGCTTATGATCAAATGTGATTGTTTATAAGTACAGCTGTTGTGAGTTTCGGTGGTGTCTCCCGTGAACAAAAAGAACAAGCTGGAAATTTTGGGTTGGTTATATATGCTTGGGATGAATTCTTGAAGCTGGTATGAGGCTTTTCATCTGCTTTTCCTGAGATATACTCATTCTTTGAGTGGTCTAATATCTATTCTTACCATGTTTCGCAAATATTTCTGCCAGGGTGAAGGAAAGCAATATGATCTCCCcatcaaaaagaaaagtgaCATTTGCACGATTATGTATACTAGTGGAACCACTGGTGACCCAAAGGGAGTGATGATATCTAACGAAAGTATTGTTACCTTAATCGCTGGAGTGATCCGTCTACTGAAAAGCGCTAACGAGGCCGTGAGTTTCCTTCTTGCTTTCATGCATTTGTCATTGTTCACAAAGCAGTTCAATCTTTAAGTTCCCACTGTACCTAGTTTTGGTCttaatcaattttctttttggctATGCAAATCAATAGTTGTCCGTGAAAGATGTGTATCTTTCTTATCTTCCTCTTGCTCACATCTTTGACCGTGTAATCGAGGAGTGTTTTATTCAACACGGTGCTGCAATTGGCTTCTGGCGTGGGGTCAGTACAgctcaaattttattatttaaaccaGTTTTGAGTTTGTTGCTTTAACTCTCTCTGAGTTGCCCCCTCAGGATGTCAAATTGTTGATAGAAGACCTTGGCGAGCTTAAACCAACTATTTTCTGCGCTGTACCTCGTGTCCTGGATAGAGTATACTCAGGTAAGATGTTTGTAATAGCATATGTCCCAACTATTTTTAGTTCCCGACTGCATTATCTGTTTATTCCAAATATCTGTCTCTGAGCTTTCACATATCTACCACATTAACCACCCAAATGTAAATGTTATTCTCAACTTCAagaatatttctgtttagccatttcttcttctttggtggATGTCGCATTTTCTAATTGTGTATATcctaatttttcttattaatttcaTATCATTGATTACGAGTTACCGAGATTCATCACATTGACCTATTATGTCCAACAGGTCTTCAGAAAAAGCTTTCTGATGGTGGATTCTTGAAAAAGTTGCTGTTTGATTCTGCATTTTCCTAGTAAGTCAGAATTCTCTTTGCTTATGTGTTTCACTAATCTTTATTAGATCTAACACACTCTTTAACATTCGCAGTAAATTTGGACATATGAAGAAGGGACAGTCTCATGTGGAGGCGTCGCCAATTTGTGACAAACTTGTGTTCAGCAAGGTAGGAAAGTGCTTCACTAAAATAACTTGCTAGTTGGTACACATCTGAAGAGGCTACCACTCTTCCCTATAAAATTTCGTAGCAATTATTTCTATTGCTTTCTCATTCAGGTTAAACAAGGACTCGGAGGCAATGTGAGGATTATTTTATCTGGAGCTGCTCCTCTCGCTAGTCATGTAGAGTCATTTCTTAGAGTGGTGGCATGCTGTCATGTTCTACAAGGATACGGTACCCATTCACTATATTGAATTCCTTATATACTAATGAACTGATAAACGAGCTATTTCACATCAATTACCTTGAGTGTGAGAACCAAATGGACTATTTTTCTATTCGAACAATTTTTTAGTTGAGTCTCCACATGGGTCTTTGCCTACTAGAGTGTTGATATATATTGATCCCACATTAACAGAGAATGTGATAACTTGACTGTTTTCTCTCTGTATGATTGTTCTTATGTAGGTCTTACCGAAAGCTGTGCTGGATCTTTTGTCTCGCTGCCAGACAGGCTGGACATGCTCGGCACAGTTGGTCCACCAGTGCCAAACGTTGATGTACGCCTTGAATCTGTCCCTGAGATGGAGTATGACGCTCTTGCAAGTACTCCACGTGGTGAAATCTGCATTCGGGGAAAGACACTTTTCTCTGGATACTACAAACGTGAAGACCTCACAAAAGAAGTTCTCATTGATGGATGGCTGCACACAGGTTTTCCTTTCTCTGAACCTGTATTCAGTTAATGTTAAATTAGTTAGCATATCGGTTTATGTAATCCGGTGGGttcttctcagttctcacaccATTCTTTTCATGCTCAGGTGATGTCGGTGAGTGGCAACCAAATGGAAGCATGAAGATCATTGACAGGAAGAAGAATATTTTCAAACTCTCACAAGGAGAGTATGTTGCGGTCGAGAACATAGAAAACATCTATGGTGAAGTACAAGCTGTTGATTCCGTAAGTGTAGCTACAGACTTGTAGTTTTCTTTCTCACATAGGTTTTTGGTAGATTCTCGTCTACAACTAATCACAATCTTCCTCGCCTTTTCATCAAATTTATCAGGTGTGGGTGTACGGAAACAGCTTTGAGTCATTCCTAGTCGCAATTGCTAATCCAAACCAGCATATCCTTGAACGCTGGGCTGCAGATAACAATGTGAGCGGTGACTACAACGCTCTCTGTCAAAATGAAAAGGCAAAGGAATTCGTACTCGGAGAACTCGTTAAAATGGCCAAAGAGAAAAAGGTTATTCCTTGTTTTTATCCATTACGGATTCGTGATTCTTTGTTGTCTgtttttatttcgttttaactttttttgtgttgGATTTTGCAGATGAAGGGGTTCGAGATCATCAAGGCGATTCATCTAGATCCAGTGCCGTTTGACATGGAACGCGATCTTCTTACGCCAacctacaaaaagaaaaggccTCAATTGCTAAAATACTACCAGGTAATACAAAAACTCAATTGAAACATCCAATAAGCGTAAAAATCTACTGCCATTTAGTTATTAACACGGTCTCTTTCCTCATCTGACAGACTGTGATCGATGAAATGTACAAGACCACAAATGAAAAGTTTGCTGCTCGAGGGTAGATTCGTCCTCATCGCCGGGTctcttgcttttgctttttctttggGTCTCTCATTTTACATGACGAAGACTGCTAATACTTAATAGGGGCTCTTTCTATCATCTGTGTACAATATTCTGGGTATTTCATACTTTCATAGTGTCAGATCACAGCTACTAAACTTCTTTTATATGGAAATCTACTTTGATGTTTGAATACTTGAATTttatctaacttttttttataataagtaCACTTTGAGTTGTCTTTGTAATTTTTCGTAAATTTAGCCATATCACATGTTTTAAAGTGGAAGTTATATCCGATCAAACAGAAAAGAGTACATAATTTTCAACTAATATCCAAAATGTAGTACTAGTACAATTTAGTACACGATACATGTACTACTACTGTATGTCTTAAATGTCTTAACAAACTCGAGGAAGGGAAATCGAGGCCAAAACTGACAAGACAGATGCTAAGATCTCCCGAAGTTTCAACTCTTTTGCAAATCATTGAATCACCGTTCTTGTAACGA
It encodes the following:
- the LOC104722623 gene encoding long chain acyl-CoA synthetase 4, with the protein product MAEQKKYIFQVEEGKQGSDGRPSVGPVYRSIFAKDGFPEPIQGMDSCWDVFRMAVEKYPNNPMLGRREIVDGKPGKYVWQTYQEVYDIVIKLGNSLRACGVKDEAKCGIYGANSPEWIISMEACNAHGFYCVPLYDTLGAGAVEFIICHSEVSIVFVEEKKISELFKTCPNSTEYMKTVVSFGGVSREQKEQAGNFGLVIYAWDEFLKLGEGKQYDLPIKKKSDICTIMYTSGTTGDPKGVMISNESIVTLIAGVIRLLKSANEALSVKDVYLSYLPLAHIFDRVIEECFIQHGAAIGFWRGDVKLLIEDLGELKPTIFCAVPRVLDRVYSGLQKKLSDGGFLKKLLFDSAFSYKFGHMKKGQSHVEASPICDKLVFSKVKQGLGGNVRIILSGAAPLASHVESFLRVVACCHVLQGYGLTESCAGSFVSLPDRLDMLGTVGPPVPNVDVRLESVPEMEYDALASTPRGEICIRGKTLFSGYYKREDLTKEVLIDGWLHTGDVGEWQPNGSMKIIDRKKNIFKLSQGEYVAVENIENIYGEVQAVDSVWVYGNSFESFLVAIANPNQHILERWAADNNVSGDYNALCQNEKAKEFVLGELVKMAKEKKMKGFEIIKAIHLDPVPFDMERDLLTPTYKKKRPQLLKYYQTVIDEMYKTTNEKFAARG